A region from the Cannabis sativa cultivar Pink pepper isolate KNU-18-1 chromosome 9, ASM2916894v1, whole genome shotgun sequence genome encodes:
- the LOC115723011 gene encoding beta-amylase 1, chloroplastic, which yields MALNITSQIATMAGSTVSGESGSGSSSAMWKSPRCRIPRPESVESGVSPPRSPCRSRQLSPCRSPPRSPHRSPVYGGMRGDLSVACQAFATDLELAPPAVVEGDSSSSVSEYREVRGAHDKGSGVPVYVMMPLDSITMNHTVNRKKAINASLQALKSAGVEGIMMDVWWGLVEGDSPGSYNWGGYNELIEMAKKHGLKVQAVMSFHQCGGNVGDSCNIPLPKWVVEEIDKDQDLAYTDQWGKRNYEYVSLGCDTIPVLKGRTPVQCYADFMRSFRDNFKHLLGDTIVEIQVGMGPAGELRYPSYPEENGTWRFPGIGAFQCFDKYMISSLKAAAEANGKPEWGSTGPTDAGHYNNWPEDAPFFKKEGGGWNATYGEFFLTWYSQLLIDHGERIVSAAKSIFEDTGAKISVKIAGIHWHYGTRSHAPELTAGYYNTRFRDGYLPIAQMLARHGAIFNFTCIEMRDHEQPQDALCAPEKLVKQVALATQKAQVPLAGENALPRYDDYAHEQILQAASFNFEGSNGEGEMCAFTYLRMNPQLFQADNWRSFVSFVKKMKEGKGSNKCWEQLEREAEHFVHVTEPLVQEAAVALMH from the exons ATGGCGTTGAATATCACTAGCCAGATCGCGACGATGGCTGGATCAACGGTTTCAGGAGAGTCTGGATCAGGTTCGTCGTCGGCAATGTGGAAATCTCCAAGATGCCGGATTCCGAGGCCAGAGTCCGTTGAGAGCGGAGTATCGCCGCCGCGGAGTCCGTGTAGGTCTAGGCAATTGAGTCCTTGCCGATCTCCACCGCGGAGTCCACACAGGTCGCCGGTATATGGCGGAATGCGGGGGGATCTGTCGGTGGCGTGTCAGGCGTTTGCGACAGATTTAGAGCTGGCTCCGCCGGCTGTGGTGGAGGGGGATTCTTCCTCTTCTGTGAGTGAATACAGAGAAGTACGCGGTGCGCATGATAAGGGGAGTGGGGTGCCGGTTTACGTGATGATGCCATTAGACAGCATCACGATGAATCACACAGTGAATCGAAAGAAGGCGATTAATGCGAGTCTTCAAGCGTTGAAGAGTGCAGGTGTTGAGGGAATCATGATGGATGTGTGGTGGGGCCTGGTCGAGGGAGACTCACCGGGCTCGTACAACTGGGGCGGTTACAACGAGCTAATCGAGATGGCCAAGAAGCATGGGCTTAAGGTTCAAGCTGTTATGTCTTTCCATCAGTGTGGTGGTAACGTAGGCGACTCTTGCAA cATTCCTTTACCCAAGTGGGTGGTGGAGGAGATTGACAAGGACCAGGACCTTGCTTATACTGATCAATGGGGAAAGAGGAACTACGAGTACGTTTCACTTGGATGTGATACCATCCCAGTTCTTAAGGGTCGCACTCCTGTTCAATGTTACGCTGATTTCATGCGTTCATTTAGGGACAACTTCAAACACCTTCTTGGTGACACCATTGTG GAAATTCAAGTGGGAATGGGTCCAGCTGGTGAGCTTCGTTACCCTTCATATCCAGAAGAGAATGGAACTTGGCGTTTTCCTGGAATTGGAGCTTTCCAGTGCTTTGACAAG TACATGATCAGCAGTTTGAAAGCAGCAGCGGAAGCAAATGGTAAGCCGGAATGGGGTAGCACAGGTCCCACTGATGCTGGTCACTacaataactggcctgaagatgCCCCCTTTTTTAAAAAGGAAGGTGGAGGTTGGAACGCTACTTATGGTGAATTCTTCCTCACTTGGTATTCCCAGTTGCTGATCGACCATGGGGAGAGAATTGTCTCCGCAGCCAAGTCTATTTTTGAGGACACTGGTGCGAAGATCTCAGTGAAGATTGCTGGAATTCACTGGCACTATGGCACCAGATCCCATGCCCCTGAGCTCACAGCAGGTTACTACAACACCCGTTTCAGAGATGGTTACCTCCCCATTGCCCAGATGTTAGCTCGACACGGTGCCATATTCAACTTCACTTGCATTGAGATGCGGGATCACGAGCAGCCTCAGGACGCCCTTTGCGCACCAGAGAAGCTTGTGAAGCAAGTTGCCCTGGCCACACAGAAGGCACAGGTTCCTCTTGCTGGCGAAAACGCACTGCCCCGTTACGATGATTATGCTCACGAGCAGATCTTACAGGCAGCGTCGTTTAACTTTGAAGGTAGCAACGGAGAAGGAGAGATGTGTGCATTCACTTACTTGAGGATGAATCCTCAACTGTTTCAGGCCGATAACTGGAGAAGTTTTGTGTCATTCGTGAAGAAGATGAAAGAAGGAAAAGGTTCCAATAAGTGTTGGGAGCAATTGGAACGGGAAGCAGAGCATTTTGTACATGTTACTGAGCCTTTGGTGCAAGAAGCTGCTGTTGCTCTTATGCACTGA
- the LOC115723474 gene encoding late embryogenesis abundant protein 2-like: MSNMQETKAKAEAKAEEMSQCAKDTATEAKDRTVDAAHSATDSAIETKDKTVDAAHSATDSATDSIQHGKDQSAGFLQQTGEQMKSMTQGAMETVKSTLGVSDKK; the protein is encoded by the exons ATGTCGAACATGCAGGAAaccaaggccaaggctgag GCTAAAGCCGAAGAGATGTCACAATGTGCTAAGGACACAGCTACTGAAGCCAAGGATAGGACTGTTGATGCTGCTCATTCAGCAACTGACTCAGCAATCGAAACCAAAGATAAGACCGTTGATGCTGCTCATTCAGCAACTGATTCAGCAACCGATTCTATCCAACATGGAAAGGATCAAAGTGCTGGATTCCTCCAGCAG ACTGGGGAGCAAATGAAGAGCATGACTCAAGGTGCTATGGAAACTGTGAAGAGCACACTTGGAGTGAGTGACAAGAAGTGA
- the LOC115723154 gene encoding AUGMIN subunit 7, with translation MAAKQMEEIQRKLGLLNYPRANAPAQSLLFAGMERYALLEWLFFRLLGDKSPFSQQTHIGDTMDRDEETAHIQYLAEIAKFLGITTTIDTEAIQGRGSYEDRTEMLRLLVDLVEASIYADNPEWSVDDQVAKDIQLIDSIAEKQAQIFSEECKLFPADVQIQSIYPLHDVSELETKLSEQSKILLNLQQKVDDLASKHAYNPDEEYAEVESQLRAHLESFLETARAFNTIYTKEIRPWTHMMEVPQLHGFGPAANRLLEAYKMLLKFLGNLRNLRDSHAALAVGSSETIASEPSSVTRIISECESALTFLNRDLGILSSSIAREQQNEIKPIQHIH, from the exons ATGGCAGCAAAGCAAATGGAAGAGATACAAAGAAAGCTAGGGTTGTTAAACTATCCTAGAGCCAATGCTCCTGCTCAGTCCCTTCTTTTTGCTGGCATGGAGCGCTATGCTCTCTTGGAATGGCTTTTCTTTCG CTTATTGGGAGACAAATCCCCCTTCTCCCAACAAACTCACATTGGAGATACTATGGATCGTGATGAAGAGACAGCTCACATTCAAT ATTTGGCTGAGATTGCCAAGTTTCTTGGTATTACAACAACTATAGATACAGAAGCCATTCAG GGACGGGGAAGCTATGAAGATCGCACTGAAATGCTTCGTCTTCTTGTTGATCTTGTTGAGGCAAGCATTTATGCTGATAACCCGGAATGGAG TGTTGATGATCAGGTAGCAAAGGATATACAGCTGATTGATTCAATTGCTGAAAAACAAGCTCAGATATTCTCAGAAGAGTGCAAATTATTCCCTGCTGATGTTCAGATTCAATCTATATATCCACT GCATGATGTATCTGAGCTGGAAACCAAGCTTTCGGAACAGTCAAAGATACTCTTAAATCTTCAACAAAAAGTGGATGATTTGGCATCTAAG CATGCTTACAACCCAGATGAAGAGTATGCAGAGGTCGAATCCCAATTGCGGGCACATTTGGAATCTTTTCTGGAAACTGCAAGAGCATTTAATACAATTTATACCAAG GAAATCCGTCCTTGGACACACATGATGGAGGTACCCCAACTACATGGATTCGGACCAGCTGCTAATCGCTTATTGGAGGCATACAAGATGCTCTTGAag TTTCTGGGGAACTTGAGGAATTTGAGGGACTCGCATGCAGCTCTTGCTGTTGGTTCATCAGAAACAATTGCCAGTGAGCCCTCATCTGTTACAAGGATAATATCCGAATGTGAGTCTGCCTTGACGTTCTTAAATCGTGATCTTGGAATTCTCTCGTCTTCCATTGCTCGTGAGCAGCAGAACGAGATAAAACCAATCCAGCACATTCATTAG
- the LOC115722273 gene encoding uncharacterized protein LOC115722273 translates to MRGASLWADDANAPSTSTPPILQAVQGRHRVGNIFELLARREISPHTKHFSKRLWGEASKCQLGSAKPRCEVARISRHSLVSWVESESLRHFSAKYCPLLPPPRSTIAAAFSPDGKTLASTHGDHTVKIIDCETGSCLKVLSGHRRTPWVVRFHPLYPDLLASGSLDHEVRLWDANTAECIGSRDFYRPIASIAFHAKGELLAVASGHKLYIWHYNRRGENSSPSIILRTRRSLRAVHFHPHAAPFLLTAEVNDLDTTDSSMTLATSAGYLRYPPPTVYLADAQSTEHSSFTDGMPLTSLPFMIWPSFGRDNGRISMQRTDTDDSSSVQQRVDPSASVRLLTYSTPSGQYELLLSPVEPNDTSPVPEEIGANPLSSEMEAELSQSANDTLEPMEVQPEARTNPIFPFGDPTYWELPFLQGWLMGQNQAGQRNVRPLNSAAPDNNSTPIAIGTPIFPSVIPTSVGQSRLIGRSGSRNRASRSRAMSVTGASEGASLNNNMHDESDPQPVVNRIQTELATSLAAAAAAELPCTVKLRIWPHDVRHPCVPLDADRCRLSIPHAVLCSEMGAHFSPCGKFLAACVACMLPHLEADPASQNQANNDVTGIPTSPTRHPLSAHQVIYELRIYSLEEATFGLVLAARAIRAAHCLTSIQFSPTSEHLLLAYGRRHNSLLKSVVIDGEATVPIYTILEIYRVSDMELVRVLPSAEDEVNVACFHPSAGGGLVYGTKEGKLRILQYDRSQGTSQTSCVFLDENMLEVPTYALEC, encoded by the exons ATGAGGGGAGCTTCGTTGTGGGCCGACGATGCTAATGCTCCATCGACCTCCACGCCGCCGATTCTTCAGGCGGTTCAGGGCAGGCACAG AGTTGGCAATATATTTGAACTGTTAGCTCGAAGAGAGATTTCTCCTCATACAAAACATTTTTCAAAGAGGTTATGGGGAGAGGCTTCTAAATGCCAACTTGGTTCTGCTAAGCCAAGGTGTGAAGTGGCTAGGATTTCTAGACATAGTCTTGTATCATG GGTGGAATCAGAGTCACTAAGACATTTTTCTGCCAAATATTGTCCACTTTTGCCTCCTCCAAGATCAACCATAGCTGCAGCCTTCAGCCCTGATGGGAAGACACTTGCCTCTACCCA TGGGGATCATACAGTAAAGATAATTGACTGCGAAACTGGTAGCTGCTTGAAGGTTCTGAGTGGTCATCGCAGGACACCTTGGGTG GTTAGGTTCCATCCATTGTATCCTGACCTACTTGCCAGTGGAAGTTTGGATCATGAAGTTCGTTTATGGGATGCAAATACTGCAGAGTGTATAGGATCCCGCGATTTCT ACCGTCCTATTGCTTCCATAGCTTTCCATGCAAAAGGGGAGCTTCTTGCTGTAGCATCTGGTCACAAG CTCTACATATGGCACTATAATAGAAGAGGGGAGAATTCTTCTCCGTCAATAATTCTTAGGACTCGGCGTTCTCTTCGGGCTGTGCATTTCCATCCACATGCTGCTCCTTTTCTTTTGACAGCCGAG GTCAATGACCTTGATACAACAGATTCCTCAATGACGCTTGCAACTTCTGCAGGCTACTTACGCTATCCTCCACCTACTGTGTACTTAGCAGATGCTCAATCTACCGAGCATTCTAGTTTCACAGATGGAATGCCCCTTACGTCATTACCATTTATGATATGGCCTTCATTTGGCAGGGATAATGGTAGAATTTCCATGCAACGAACTGATACTGATGATTCAAGCAGCGTCCAGCAGAGAGTTGACCCCTCTGCTTCAGTACGACTTTTAACATATTCAACTCCATCAGGACAGTATGAACTTCTGCTGTCCCCTGTTGAACCAAATGACACCTCTCCTGTCCCAGAAGAAATAGGAGCTAATCCTTTATCAAGTGAAATGGAGGCTGAACTTTCTCAGTCTGCAAATGATACTTTAGAGCCTATGGAAGTGCAACCTGAAGCAAGAACAAATCCTATTTTCCCTTTTGGTGACCCAACATATTGGGAGCTACCTTTCTTGCAAGGGTGGTTAATGGGTCAGAACCAAGCTGGTCAACGCAATGTGAGGCCTCTCAATAGTGCTGCTCCTGATAATAATTCTACACCCATTGCGATAGGAACTCCAATTTTTCCCTCAGTAATCCCGACGAGTGTTGGACAATCTAGACTTATAGGACGATCTGGGTCAAGAAATCGTGCTTCGCGTTCTCGTGCAATGTCAGTGACTGGTGCTAGTGAAGGTGCTAGTTTAAATAATAACATGCATGATGAAAGTGATCCTCAACCTGTTGTTAATAGAATTCAAACCGAACTTGCCACCTCACTTGCTGCAGCGGCAGCTGCTGAGTTACCATGCACAGTGAAACTTAGAATATGGCCTCATGATGTTAGACATCCATGCGTGCCACTTGATGCAGACAGATGTCGTTTGTCCATTCCCCATGCTGTACTTTGTAG TGAAATGGGTGCCCATTTTTCACCTTGTGGGAAATTTTTAGCAGCTTGTGTTGCGTGTATGCTTCCCCATTTGGAAGCTGATCCTGCCTCACAGAACCAGGCCAACAATGATGTCACTGGGATTCCAACTTCCCCAACTCGTCACCCTCTTTCTGCACATCAGGTTATCTATGAGCTTCGGATATATTCTCTTGAGGAGGCAAC ATTTGGTTTGGTGCTTGCTGCACGAGCTATAAGAGCTGCTCATTGTTTAACATCTATTCAA TTCTCTCCTACATCTGAGCATTTATTGCTTGCATATGGTCGCCGCCATAATTCGCTCCTTAAAAGTGTTGTAATTGATGGAGAGGCAACGGTTCCCATTTACACCATTCTGGAG ATCTACAGGGTTTCTGATATGGAACTTGTGAGAGTTCTTCCTAGTGCAGAGGATGAGGTCAATGTTGCTTGTTTTCATCCATCTGCTGGGGGTGGGCTTGTTTACGGAACTAAG GAAGGAAAGTTGAGGATCCTCCAATATGATCGCTCTCAAGGCACAAGTCAAACATCATGTGTATTTCTCGATGAAAACATGCTTGAG GTCCCTACTTATGCTTTGGAATGCTAG
- the LOC115721791 gene encoding small acidic protein 1, translating to MKPTAMDLFGDMDDQPSTMAMDVDDADALEILGDSVIAENKLTDADFFNSFEDDFDDSDIN from the coding sequence ATGAAGCCAACAGCCATGGATTTATTCGGAGACATGGATGATCAACCCTCGACAATGGCTATGGACGTTGATGACGCCGACGCACTTGAAATTCTAGGCGACAGTGTCATCGCTGAGAACAAGCTCACCGACGCCGACTTCTTCAACTCCTTCGAAGACGACTTCGATGATTCCGATATCAATTGA
- the LOC115722663 gene encoding putative F-box protein At4g17565 produces the protein MSIISSKRSHLYKFYKTTFSDLNMDILPLIFHKLSFMDLFQCKQVCSSWYSCLKFVKAHPCLMLPNQDDNHYDDVDDDTNHHHQRFFSLSYKKGAEEFYKFEDEIFDQHENLFLGSSNGWLVVLNKPKKGSFILNPFTKKKLHIPNVGTSLTCTIISKAIVVSSKKKQGNDNDTNWVVVIYGYVQQKLACCKVGGDDDCSWNDLKDSAYPNMSFCDILSHKNHLFGLSNSNHVHIWDFSHNGSNVPTKLIPLVPKSQPCFDLLKSEKFKKESYFCQSYLVESMSGELLLVTRVVGCIVNSDGELLEEADLYDGLICPYSTVAICVHKMKMKMKRETEKLEFEWENVESLGCDEAVFVGRSESMCCSTEFVPGYQGNSIYFSDDNWDMMDIDYSFGGHDNGVYSMETKTVVKVEPWFDQIQAEKIYPPPLWILPKLV, from the coding sequence ATGTCGATAATTTCTAGTAAAAGATCACATCTTTACAAGTTTTACAAAACTACATTTAGTGATTTGAATATGGATATATTACCGTTAATATTCCATAAACTTTCCTTCATGGATTTATTTCAATGCAAGCAAGTTTGTTCTTCATGGTATTCTTGTCTCAAATTTGTAAAGGCTCATCCATGTCTAATGCTTCCTAATCAAGATGATAATCATTATGATGATGTTGACGATGATactaatcatcatcatcagagaTTCTTTAGCCTCAGTTACAAAAAGGGTGCTGAagaattttataaatttgaagatGAAATATTTGATCAACATGAGAATTTGTTCTTGGGATCTTCTAATGGTTGGCTTGTGGTTTTGAACAAACCCAAAAAAGGGTCTTTTATTCTCAATCCATTTACTAAGAAGAAACTTCACATTCCCAATGTTGGTACTAGCCTTACTTGTACAATTATCTCTAAAGCTATTGTCGTTTCATCTAAGAAGAAACAAGGAAACGACAACGACACTAATTGGGTTGTCGTTATATATGGATATGTGCAACAAAAGCTTGCATGTTGTAAGGTTGGAGGTGATGATGATTGTTCATGGAATGATTTAAAAGACTCTGCTTATCCAAATATGTCTTTTTGTGATATTTTGAGTCACAAAAATCATTTATTTGGTTTGTCAAATTCCAACCATGTTCATATTTGGGATTTTTCTCACAATGGGTCTAATGTCCCTACTAAACTCATTCCATTAGTTCCAAAATCTCAGCCTTGTTTTGATTTGTTGAAAAGTGAGAAGTTTAAAAAAGAAAGTTACTTTTGTCAAAGCTACTTGGTTGAATCAATGAGTGGTGAGCTATTACTAGTGACAAGGGTTGTTGGGTGTATAGTGAACTCAGATGGTGAGTTGCTTGAAGAGGCTGATCTTTACGATGGTTTGATTTGTCCTTACTCGACGGTGGCGATTTGTGTTCataagatgaagatgaagatgaagagagagacAGAAAAGTTGGAGTTTGAATGGGAGAATGTGGAGAGTTTGGGGTGTGATGAAGCTGTTTTTGTTGGAAGGAGTGAATCAATGTGTTGTTCAACTGAGTTTGTACCAGGATACCAAGGAAACTCAATCTATTTTAGTGATGATAATTGGGATATGATGGATATTGATTACTCATTTGGTGGCCATGACAATGGTGTTTACAGTATGGAGACTAAAACTGTTGTTAAAGTTGAACCTTGGTTTGATCAGATTCAAGCTGAAAAGATTTATCCACCACCATTGTGGATACTTCCTAAACtagtttag
- the LOC115722291 gene encoding uncharacterized protein LOC115722291, with translation MASGLVILLTQPPPWPPINPLPPLSLLSPYSYYHYRPSCRTHYRRWDSNAETRRSQRFGFDFRGKRDEYEDEDEDEEEEDYEEGFYNGSKRRWWSDYESPEMEEGPGILEEAIDALWILKVFKSYGWMLPVIFASWLLATGPKAFLMALALPLGQSALAFAFDKLWGKSQSKPKRRRTRMRKRRAASSTVTDTETEEEYDEDRQEPGRQKTGYQSWVVGDEEPVEKGGQSGTSFGGWDDLERAKSSGRSSRMRGGSRRTSGDKGKLGRRERKSDTPLLLRLLIAFFPFLGSWTKMF, from the exons ATGGCGAGTGGCCTCGTCATCCTCCTCACACAGCCTCCTCCTTGGCCACCCATTAACCCTCTTCCCCCACTTTCTCTACTTTCACCCTATTCTTACTACCACTATCGCCCTTCATGCCGGACCCACTACCGCCGATGGGATTCCAATGCCGAGACCAGACGCTCTCAAAGATTCGGTTTTGATTTCAGAGGCAAAAGAGATGAATATGAAGACGAAGacgaagacgaagaagaagaagattacgAGGAAGGATTCTACAATGGAAGCAAGAGGCGGTGGTGGTCTGATTATGAGTCGCCGGAGATGGAGGAAGGTCCTGGAATTTTGGAGGAAGCCATTGATGCTCTATGGATTCTAAAG GTGTTCAAGTCCTATGGTTGGATGCTTCCAGTTATATTTGCATCTTGGTTACTAGCTACTGGTCCAAAAGCCTTTCTCATGGCATTAGCACTCCCGCTCGGTCAGTCAGCATTGGCTTTTGCATTTGACAAACTTTGGGGAAAGTCTCAGAGTAAACCGAAACGCAGGAGGACAAGAATGAGAAAGAGAAGAGCTGCCAGCAGCACTGTAACTGATACCGAAACTGAAGAAGAGTACGATGAAGACCGCCAGGAACCTGGTAGACAAAAAACCGGGTACCAATCATGGGTAGTTGGAGATGAAGAGCCTGTTGAAAAGGGTGGCCAAAGTGGAACCAGTTTTGGTGGATGGGATGATCTCGAAAGAGCTAAATCTTCGGGTAGGTCATCAAGAATGAGAGGTGGATCAAGAAGAACATCGGGTGATAAGGGTAAGTTGGGTCGAAGAGAAAGGAAAAGTGACACCCCATTGTTGTTGAGGTTGTTAATTGCTTTCTTCCCATTTCTGGGATCTTGGACTAAGATGTTTTGA
- the LOC115722289 gene encoding carboxyl-terminal-processing peptidase 2, chloroplastic: protein MEVLATSAIAASSSHFSLSPLFNNHASQVIPWKFSGTKIVKIELQCSLRCIRTNCSVKSRISTGGDNDEGAFKQNFLLQPLWSLSKSFSFKFGLYSLSCRWIPKWKKYYSSVHEKINCLEENTPQFYIPFVRVVVGVMLVMSLSVAISKSPSYSAGALTEENLLFLEAWRTIDRAYVDKSFNGQSWFRYRENALRSEPMNTREETYMAIKKMLATLNDPFTRFLEPEKFKSLQSGSQGSVTGVGLSIGYPTKFDGSPPGLVVISAVPGGPANKAGISSGDIILQIDDTSTETMGIYDAADRLQGPEGSLVKLTIQSRSEIKHLDLTRERVSLNPVKSRLCKLPSSGKDAPLIGYIKLSSFNQNASGAVKEAIDTLRKDGVNAFVLDLRDNSGGLFPEGIEIAKIWLDKGVIVYICDNRGVRDIYDTDGSNAIAASEPLVVLVNKGTASASEILAGALKDNKRAVLLGEPTFGKGKIQSVFKLSDGSGLAVTVARYETPAHTDIDKVGVIPDHPLPSLFPNDEDGFCGCLQDSASACYLNQVQLFSR, encoded by the exons ATGGAGGTCCTCGCGACCTCGGCGATCGCAGCTTCGTCTTCTCACTTCTCCCTTTCTCCGCTCTTCAACAACCACGCCTCTCag GTAATTCCATGGAAATTTAGTGGTAcaaaaattgtgaaaattgAATTGCAATGTTCCTTGAGGTGCATAAGGACAAATTGTAGTGTTAAATCAAGAATTAGTACTGGTGGTGATAATGATGAAGGAGCTTTCAAACAAAATTTTTTGCTTCAGCCATTGTGGAGTCTCAGTAAAAGTTTTTCTTTTAAGTTTGGTTTGTATTCTTTAAGCTGTAGATGGATACCTAAATGGAAAAAGTATTATAGTAGTGTCCATGAAAAGATTAACTGTTTGGAAGAAAATACACCACAATTCTACATTCCTTTTGTCCGAGTAGTTGTTGGAGTGATGTTGGTTATGTCACTTTCGGTTGCTATTAGCAAGAGTCCATCCT ATTCTGCAGGGGCTCTAACTGAGGAGAATCTTCTCTTCTTGGAGGCATGGAGAACAATAGACCGGGCATATGTTGACAAATCTTTTAATGGACAAAGTTGGTTTCGATACAGAGAAAATGCACTTAGAAGTGAACCGATGAACACACGAGAGGAaacat ATATGGCAATAAAGAAGATGCTTGCCACACTTAATGATCCTTTCACTCGATTTTTGGAGCCGGAAAAGTTTAAGAGTTTGCAG TCTGGATCACAAGGTTCTGTTACAGGTGTTGGGCTGTCCATTGGCTACCCTACAAAATTTGATGGATCCCCTCCTGGGCTTGTTGTAATATCAGCTGTTCCTGGGGGTCCTGCAAACAAAGCTGGCATTTCGTCTGGGGATATTATTCTGCAAATTGATGATACAAGTACAGAAACAATGGGTATATATGATGCAGCAGACAGGTTACA GGGACCTGAAGGAAGTTTAGTAAAATTGACCATTCAAAGTAGGTCAGAAATAAAGCACCTGGATTTAAC GCGTGAGAGAGTTTCATTGAACCCGGTGAAGTCAAGACTATGCAAGTTACCCAGCTCAGGGAAGGATGCCCCTTTGATTGGCTATATTAAATTATCATCATTCAATCAAAATGCATCAG GTGCTGTCAAGGAAGCAATTGATACTTTACGAAAAGATGGTGTTAATGCCTTTGTGTTGGACCTTCGAGATAATAG CGGCGGTCTTTTTCCTGAAGGAATTGAGATTGCAAAGATTTG GTTGGATAAAGGTGTAATAGTTTACATATGTGATAACCGTGGTGTTCGAGATATATATGATACGGATGGAAGCAATGCAATTGCAGCTTCTGAACCCCTAGTTGTGCTG GTTAACAAGGGAACCGCTAGTGCGAGCGAGATCTTAGCCGGAGCATTGAAAGACAATAAACGTGCTGTATTGTTAGGAGAACCTACATTTGGAAAAGG CAAGATTCAATCTGTTTTTAAGCTCTCTGATGGCTCCGGATTAGCTGTTACAGTTGCTCGATATGAAACTCCTGCTCACACAGATATTGACAAG gtTGGAGTAATTCCTGACCATCCTCTGCCATCATTATTTCCGAACGATGAAGATGGATTTTGTGGCTGCCTTCAGGACTCTGCATCGGCTTGCTATTTGAACCAAGTTCAGTTATTTTCCCGATGA